Proteins encoded by one window of Ignavibacteriota bacterium:
- a CDS encoding conjugal transfer protein TraR, whose translation MAKKTTAKTKPSSLKTAQKKTKDIKSKSVKSKSVKTQKNTAKPVKKVADKKPAAKKEVVKKTVVKKAVVKKNKNVIVNKGEVKTPSKTKTGKKIEVIVTPAKPKITKKFVGYSKKELTEFKDVILEKRKEIIEQLQNLKEQMMDETTGQYVNENSPYSLHMAEQGTDAQEREKLYLWAQRETKFLGYLEDALQRIDNGTYGVCIDSLELPEGPHLIPKKRLLAVPHTQHCVDCKNKKS comes from the coding sequence ATGGCAAAGAAAACAACAGCAAAAACAAAACCGTCGTCTTTAAAAACTGCACAAAAAAAGACGAAAGATATTAAAAGTAAAAGTGTTAAAAGTAAAAGTGTAAAAACGCAAAAAAATACAGCAAAGCCAGTTAAAAAAGTTGCTGATAAAAAACCGGCAGCAAAAAAAGAAGTCGTCAAAAAAACAGTTGTTAAAAAAGCAGTTGTTAAAAAGAACAAAAATGTAATAGTTAATAAAGGTGAAGTTAAGACTCCGTCTAAAACTAAAACCGGAAAAAAAATAGAAGTGATAGTAACACCTGCAAAACCGAAAATAACAAAGAAATTTGTTGGATATTCCAAGAAAGAATTAACTGAATTCAAAGATGTAATTCTTGAAAAAAGAAAAGAAATTATTGAACAGCTGCAGAATCTAAAAGAACAAATGATGGATGAAACAACCGGGCAGTATGTAAATGAAAATTCTCCGTATTCTTTACATATGGCAGAGCAGGGAACCGATGCCCAGGAAAGAGAAAAATTATATTTGTGGGCTCAGCGAGAAACAAAATTTTTAGGATATTTGGAAGACGCGCTACAAAGAATAGATAACGGTACTTACGGTGTTTGCATAGATAGTTTGGAATTGCCCGAAGGTCCGCATTTAATTCCAAAGAAAAGATTGCTTGCTGTTCCGCATACTCAACATTGTGTTGATTGCAAAAATAAAAAGTCTTAA
- the lspA gene encoding signal peptidase II encodes MRVIFYSFIIVLIDQITKILVKGISIPFLGINHQGMKYGESINVFGDIFKFTFVENPGMAFGIEVGDYAKLFLSLFSLIASIGIVIYLYNVRNEKFLYRFSLALILGGAVGNLIDRFFYGVIYGYAPLLYGRVVDFLHVDTFGFTIFGKTYDSFPIFNVADSAVTIGVALILIFHKSIEKDRSKNKLEIENASEKLETQIEYGNTDREDNKFSNN; translated from the coding sequence TTGAGAGTAATTTTTTATTCGTTTATTATTGTTTTAATTGATCAAATAACAAAAATTTTAGTTAAAGGTATTTCAATTCCGTTTTTAGGAATAAATCATCAAGGAATGAAATACGGCGAAAGTATTAATGTATTTGGAGATATTTTCAAATTTACTTTTGTTGAAAATCCTGGTATGGCTTTTGGAATTGAAGTTGGAGATTATGCAAAATTATTTCTTTCTTTATTTTCGTTAATAGCCAGTATTGGCATTGTAATTTATTTATATAATGTCAGAAATGAAAAATTCCTATATCGTTTTTCATTGGCTTTAATTTTAGGCGGAGCTGTTGGAAACTTAATCGATAGATTTTTTTACGGAGTTATTTACGGCTACGCCCCACTTTTATATGGTCGGGTAGTTGATTTTTTACATGTGGATACTTTTGGTTTTACAATTTTTGGCAAAACATATGATAGTTTTCCCATTTTTAATGTTGCGGATTCTGCCGTTACAATTGGAGTTGCATTAATTTTAATATTTCATAAAAGCATTGAGAAAGATAGAAGTAAGAATAAATTAGAAATAGAAAACGCATCGGAAAAACTTGAAACTCAAATAGAGTATGGCAATACAGACAGAGAAGATAATAAATTTAGTAATAACTGA
- a CDS encoding RluA family pseudouridine synthase — MAIQTEKIINLVITEGQRKQRIDSYLANCLENTTRSRVQKLIKNNLVFVNNEAVKSNYIILPKDQIKITIPVSPRPDKIEPEDIPLKIIYEDDYLIILDKPAGMVVHPSYGNYTSTMVHALLHHTKNLSSFNGDYRAGIVHRIDKDTTGLLVIAKNEEVHSHLAKQFAAKSTEREYWAVCWGKFKDSSGEIIANIARSKTDRKLFSVSESDGKSAHTIYSVIEEFDFLTLVKLKLMTGRTHQIRVHLAHIKHNIFGDPTYGGRRINYGFELPKIKARVSNLLEIINRQTLHAKTLGFIHPITNEKMSFTSELPEDFLNLLQELRRQQKL, encoded by the coding sequence ATGGCAATACAGACAGAGAAGATAATAAATTTAGTAATAACTGAGGGACAGAGAAAACAAAGAATAGATTCTTATTTAGCAAATTGTTTAGAAAATACAACCCGATCAAGAGTACAAAAACTAATTAAGAATAATTTGGTTTTTGTTAACAATGAAGCAGTCAAATCTAATTATATAATTTTGCCTAAAGATCAAATTAAAATTACAATTCCGGTTTCGCCAAGACCTGATAAGATTGAGCCTGAAGACATTCCCTTAAAAATAATTTATGAAGATGATTATCTAATAATTTTAGATAAACCAGCGGGGATGGTTGTTCATCCTTCTTACGGAAATTATACATCAACTATGGTTCATGCACTTCTGCATCATACTAAAAATTTAAGTTCATTTAACGGAGATTACAGAGCCGGAATTGTTCACAGAATTGATAAAGATACAACCGGACTTTTAGTAATCGCGAAAAATGAAGAAGTCCATTCTCATTTGGCAAAGCAATTTGCCGCAAAATCTACCGAAAGAGAATATTGGGCTGTTTGCTGGGGAAAATTTAAAGATTCGAGCGGCGAAATAATTGCAAATATTGCAAGAAGTAAAACAGACAGAAAATTATTTTCAGTTTCCGAATCTGATGGAAAATCCGCGCATACAATTTATTCCGTAATTGAAGAGTTTGATTTTCTGACTTTGGTAAAGTTAAAACTAATGACCGGAAGAACTCACCAAATTAGAGTTCATTTAGCTCACATTAAGCACAATATTTTTGGCGATCCGACATACGGCGGAAGAAGAATAAACTACGGGTTTGAGCTGCCTAAAATTAAAGCGAGGGTAAGTAATCTTTTGGAAATTATTAATAGACAAACACTTCACGCTAAAACCTTAGGATTTATTCACCCAATTACCAATGAAAAAATGTCGTTTACATCTGAATTGCCTGAAGATTTTTTAAACCTACTGCAAGAGTTACGGAGGCAGCAAAAATTATAA
- a CDS encoding lytic transglycosylase domain-containing protein translates to MNEKKKLNINSIKTIALTALIVAASILLFQNFISKETLNNNEIVKEFPQEYKIISPNIPSNLEFCGERVPIDNFEVYERLDREFIVNTYWHSLMILTLKRANRWFPVIEPILKKNNIPDDFKFLCVTESTLLNLISPSNAVGFWQILKGSGQELGLEINDEVDERYSVEKSTEAACKYLRSAYEKFGNWTMAAASYNMGRNGINDQLGRQKTNNYYNLVLNDETSRYVFRIIATKIMMNNPSEYGFDLKPEDLYKPYEMDEVFIDSTVLNWADFAIARGINYKILKLYNPWLRDNFLTNKQKKSYTIKLPKPGTITVIPEL, encoded by the coding sequence ATGAATGAAAAAAAAAAATTAAACATAAATTCAATCAAAACAATTGCGCTTACCGCTTTAATAGTTGCGGCTTCAATTTTATTATTTCAAAATTTTATTTCAAAAGAAACTTTGAACAATAATGAGATCGTTAAGGAATTTCCGCAAGAATACAAAATCATTTCGCCAAATATTCCCAGTAATTTAGAATTTTGCGGTGAAAGAGTTCCTATCGATAATTTTGAAGTATATGAAAGATTGGACAGAGAATTTATTGTAAATACTTATTGGCATTCATTGATGATCTTGACATTAAAAAGAGCAAACAGATGGTTTCCTGTAATTGAACCAATTCTTAAGAAAAATAATATCCCGGATGATTTTAAATTTTTATGCGTTACTGAAAGTACTTTGTTGAATTTAATTTCTCCATCAAATGCTGTAGGCTTTTGGCAAATATTAAAAGGTTCCGGACAAGAATTAGGTTTGGAAATAAATGATGAAGTTGATGAAAGATATAGCGTAGAAAAATCTACCGAAGCGGCATGCAAATATTTGCGATCCGCTTATGAGAAGTTTGGGAATTGGACAATGGCTGCGGCTTCTTACAATATGGGAAGAAATGGAATAAATGATCAGCTTGGCAGACAAAAAACTAACAATTATTACAATTTAGTTTTAAATGACGAAACTTCTCGTTATGTTTTTAGAATTATTGCGACAAAAATTATGATGAACAATCCTTCAGAATATGGCTTTGACCTTAAACCTGAAGATCTATATAAACCTTATGAAATGGATGAAGTGTTTATTGATAGTACGGTTTTAAATTGGGCAGATTTTGCAATTGCAAGAGGTATAAATTATAAAATTCTTAAACTTTACAATCCTTGGCTGAGGGATAATTTTTTAACTAATAAACAGAAAAAAAGTTACACAATTAAATTACCTAAACCGGGTACAATTACTGTAATTCCCGAATTATAA
- a CDS encoding EamA family transporter, which produces MIYLIIVSIIWALSFSIIKGTLISIDPNFVAFVRLLISFIIFLPFLRIKRIGKNVFFHLALIGMIQYGIMYLAYIYSFQFLEAYEIAVLTLLTPFFVVLIIEIWEKKINFLHLIIALLTIIGSFIVVYKENFGFAFLKGVLLIQFSNICFAFGQVYYKKIIEKQYDIKFFETFAILYFGAVLITGLFAGVTTNFSEIKISYDQIYSILYLGIVASGIGFFLWNIGVTKVDTGTLAIMNNLKIPLGVLFAYILLGEKTNLIQLLIGSIIIAMSYILNYRYSTR; this is translated from the coding sequence ATGATTTATTTAATAATTGTTTCAATTATTTGGGCTCTGTCTTTCAGCATAATTAAAGGAACTTTGATTTCCATTGATCCCAATTTTGTTGCATTTGTCAGGTTATTAATTTCATTTATAATTTTCCTTCCTTTTTTAAGGATAAAAAGAATTGGCAAAAATGTATTTTTCCATTTGGCTTTGATTGGGATGATTCAATATGGAATAATGTATTTGGCATACATTTATTCTTTTCAATTTTTAGAAGCTTATGAAATTGCGGTGTTGACTTTACTTACTCCTTTTTTTGTAGTTTTAATAATTGAAATTTGGGAAAAGAAAATTAATTTTCTTCATTTGATAATTGCTCTTTTAACAATTATTGGCTCGTTCATTGTTGTATATAAAGAAAATTTTGGATTTGCATTTTTGAAAGGAGTTCTGCTTATTCAATTTTCAAATATTTGTTTTGCTTTCGGACAAGTTTATTATAAGAAAATAATTGAAAAGCAATACGATATTAAATTTTTTGAAACATTTGCGATATTGTATTTCGGCGCTGTTCTAATTACTGGATTATTTGCAGGAGTAACAACAAATTTCAGTGAAATTAAAATAAGCTATGATCAAATCTATTCTATTTTATATTTAGGAATAGTTGCTTCTGGAATTGGTTTTTTCTTATGGAATATAGGCGTTACAAAAGTTGATACCGGAACATTGGCAATTATGAACAATTTAAAAATCCCGTTAGGCGTGCTTTTCGCGTATATTCTTCTTGGAGAAAAAACAAACTTGATCCAATTGTTAATCGGATCGATTATTATAGCAATGTCTTATATTTTAAATTATCGTTACTCAACTCGATAA
- a CDS encoding cysteine--tRNA ligase: MLIYNTLTKKKEEFVPQNPPKVTIYVCGPTIYDFFHIGNARTFVSADIIRRYLEYKNYDVKFVMNLTDIDDKLIKKSNEENLPVEKIAEKYASAFFEDIEKLRIEKADVYPKATEHITEILDLIKKLVDKDFAYNVEGNVFYDVNKFSEYGKLSGKNLADLEAGARIEINEEKKNPLDFALWKKAKPNEPFWESPWGNGRPGWHVECSAMSMKHLGQTIDIHIGGNDLIFPHHENEIAQSEAACGSEFVKYWIHCGFLNINQEKMSKSLGNFFTAREILKKYNPNAIRLFFSQTHFSGPLSFSEDLIEGAEKGLEKIINLAQKIENMKPSNENNLNSFEIDRYLFAFESSMDDNFNTSQALASVFDFIRDFNKYLAKNEKVPSEVLQSAKDYLLKTVTNVLGIEIFRQNTLRNTLESELIEMLIDLRKKSKLEKNYKLADEIRDKLKDMGIILEDAKEGTTYKITSK; the protein is encoded by the coding sequence ATGTTAATCTATAATACGCTTACAAAAAAGAAGGAAGAATTCGTTCCCCAAAATCCGCCAAAAGTTACAATTTATGTCTGCGGACCAACAATTTATGATTTTTTTCACATTGGAAATGCGCGTACATTCGTTTCAGCTGATATAATTAGAAGATATTTGGAATATAAGAATTATGATGTAAAGTTTGTAATGAACCTTACGGATATTGATGATAAGCTGATTAAAAAATCCAACGAAGAAAATTTACCGGTTGAAAAAATTGCCGAAAAGTACGCTTCGGCTTTTTTTGAAGATATAGAAAAACTTAGAATTGAAAAAGCTGACGTTTATCCAAAGGCAACAGAACATATAACCGAAATATTAGATTTAATAAAAAAATTGGTAGATAAAGATTTTGCTTATAATGTTGAAGGCAATGTATTCTATGATGTTAATAAATTTTCCGAATATGGAAAACTAAGCGGAAAAAATTTGGCTGATCTTGAAGCCGGCGCAAGAATTGAGATAAATGAAGAAAAGAAAAATCCTCTCGATTTTGCATTATGGAAAAAAGCAAAGCCGAACGAGCCATTTTGGGAAAGTCCGTGGGGAAACGGAAGACCGGGATGGCATGTCGAATGTTCCGCGATGAGCATGAAACATTTAGGTCAAACAATTGATATTCATATCGGCGGAAATGATTTAATTTTTCCGCATCATGAAAATGAAATTGCGCAAAGCGAAGCAGCTTGCGGAAGTGAATTTGTAAAATATTGGATTCACTGCGGATTCTTAAATATTAACCAAGAGAAAATGTCTAAATCATTAGGTAATTTTTTTACGGCAAGGGAGATTTTAAAGAAATACAATCCGAATGCCATTAGATTATTTTTCAGTCAAACACATTTTTCCGGTCCCTTAAGTTTTTCGGAAGATTTAATTGAAGGTGCCGAAAAAGGTTTGGAAAAAATAATTAATCTTGCGCAAAAGATTGAAAATATGAAGCCAAGCAATGAAAATAATTTAAATTCCTTTGAAATTGACAGATATCTTTTTGCATTTGAAAGTTCGATGGATGATAATTTTAATACTTCACAAGCTTTAGCATCTGTTTTTGATTTTATTAGAGATTTCAATAAATATCTCGCAAAAAATGAAAAAGTGCCTTCTGAGGTTTTACAAAGCGCAAAGGACTATTTACTAAAGACAGTTACAAATGTTTTAGGAATTGAAATTTTTAGGCAAAATACTTTAAGAAACACATTGGAAAGCGAATTAATTGAAATGCTTATTGATCTTAGAAAAAAATCCAAACTTGAAAAAAATTACAAACTTGCGGATGAGATTAGAGACAAATTAAAAGATATGGGAATCATTTTGGAAGATGCCAAAGAGGGAACCACCTATAAAATTACGTCCAAATAA
- a CDS encoding outer membrane protein transport protein produces the protein MKSRVIFTAILLIYVSTHLIAQNLNDAYRLGEQSIDFDARNLAFGNSSIASMGNFSSTIINPAGLATIRKSLLNFGINTNSFNNNGTIFNSTTSAEKNNNNTNQFGLVIPLPTRKGSAVIAFGYNQSHDYNGFTKFDGYNPNNNSMIQDLTSVNDDLAYELYLSYPTYNSNGEYDGDATNINGKLNQRGTIDEEGSLNSWIMSGAFEIAKNVYFGGTINILSGEYKRNRSYYEEDINNVYSGYLDPQDSSTFDFRSFYMNDFINWDISGLDFRLGLLYKINEMFNIGAAVKFPTSYTITERYSIYGESEFAEASYYIDFPANNFDYKISTPMELSTGISASLPFVNLNAGLKFIDYSQLEFTGGFKRIDLDSKNAEIKDNMQSVVNYNFGAEITLPYPSMKFRGGFIYNPSPYIGDGSEFDKKYFTVGLGLPLSKNLIIDFGYLHGWWNNFGDNYGSDISRINQDIKLDKFGITINYIFM, from the coding sequence ATGAAATCAAGGGTAATTTTTACGGCAATTTTGCTAATATATGTTTCTACTCATTTAATTGCTCAAAATTTAAACGACGCATATAGACTTGGCGAACAATCAATAGATTTCGATGCTAGAAATCTTGCCTTTGGGAACAGCTCAATTGCGTCTATGGGAAATTTCAGCAGCACAATCATAAATCCGGCTGGATTGGCAACAATAAGAAAAAGTCTTCTGAATTTTGGAATAAATACGAATTCATTTAATAATAATGGGACAATATTTAATTCAACTACTTCCGCTGAAAAAAATAATAATAACACTAATCAATTTGGTTTGGTAATTCCTTTGCCTACAAGAAAAGGAAGCGCAGTTATTGCCTTCGGTTATAACCAGTCACATGATTACAATGGGTTTACAAAATTTGATGGATACAATCCGAATAATAATTCAATGATACAAGATTTGACAAGTGTTAATGACGATTTGGCGTATGAACTTTATTTAAGTTACCCAACATATAATTCAAATGGAGAATACGACGGAGACGCTACAAATATAAATGGAAAATTGAACCAGCGCGGAACAATTGATGAAGAAGGCAGTTTGAACAGTTGGATTATGTCAGGCGCTTTTGAAATTGCAAAAAATGTATACTTCGGTGGAACAATAAATATTTTATCTGGCGAATATAAAAGAAATAGATCCTATTACGAAGAAGATATAAATAACGTATATTCCGGGTATTTGGATCCCCAAGACAGCAGTACCTTTGATTTTAGATCATTTTATATGAATGATTTTATTAATTGGGACATAAGCGGACTCGACTTTAGATTAGGTTTGCTTTATAAAATAAACGAAATGTTCAACATTGGTGCCGCGGTTAAATTTCCTACTAGTTATACAATTACAGAAAGATATTCAATTTACGGGGAATCCGAATTTGCTGAAGCCAGTTATTATATTGATTTTCCTGCAAATAATTTTGATTACAAAATTTCTACACCAATGGAATTAAGTACCGGAATTTCAGCTTCTTTGCCGTTTGTCAATTTAAATGCAGGTTTGAAATTTATCGATTATTCACAATTAGAATTTACCGGCGGATTTAAAAGAATTGATCTTGATTCTAAGAATGCAGAAATAAAAGATAATATGCAAAGCGTAGTAAATTATAATTTCGGCGCTGAAATAACATTACCATATCCATCAATGAAATTTAGAGGCGGGTTTATATATAATCCTTCGCCTTATATTGGAGATGGAAGTGAATTTGATAAAAAATACTTCACTGTAGGTTTAGGATTGCCGCTTTCAAAAAATTTAATAATTGATTTTGGATATTTACACGGATGGTGGAATAATTTCGGTGATAATTATGGATCTGATATATCAAGAATAAATCAAGATATTAAGCTCGATAAATTTGGTATTACAATAAACTACATCTTTATGTAA
- the rsgA gene encoding ribosome small subunit-dependent GTPase A: MVKIESKDYYVKISEEEILRCSLRGKFKKEFNLKKDKLLTLDFASLGDWVEITKISTEIGVIEFIYDRNNYLSRKAGKLRGGLKRGKRLEQIIASNIDKLYIVSSIKLPAFNNRFIDRVIVAAESSNLDIAIVINKIDLDDDYNNSILWEQFYKTLGYNVFRVSAKSGESIPELKNDLEGNVNLFWGQSGVGKSSLLNSMFSALNFKVGEISNYSKKGQHTTVTGEIQKVSENTYIVDTPGIREIDPYGITKADLAHYFSEFKAELNKCKFSTCIHDHEPGCAVIEAVEKGSISIERYQSYLNILNTIEDDMFY; the protein is encoded by the coding sequence ATTGTAAAAATTGAGAGTAAAGATTATTACGTAAAAATATCTGAAGAAGAAATTTTACGATGTTCGCTGAGAGGGAAGTTTAAAAAAGAATTTAATCTTAAGAAAGATAAACTTTTAACTTTAGACTTTGCCTCGTTGGGAGATTGGGTGGAAATTACTAAAATTTCGACGGAAATCGGTGTAATTGAATTTATTTATGATAGAAATAATTATCTATCCAGGAAAGCCGGAAAGCTGAGAGGCGGATTAAAAAGAGGCAAAAGGTTAGAACAAATTATTGCATCGAATATTGATAAATTATACATTGTTTCCAGCATAAAACTGCCAGCATTCAATAACCGTTTTATAGATAGGGTAATTGTAGCCGCTGAAAGTTCGAATTTGGATATTGCAATTGTTATAAATAAAATTGATTTGGATGATGATTATAATAACTCGATTCTTTGGGAACAATTTTATAAAACATTGGGGTATAATGTTTTCAGAGTAAGCGCAAAAAGCGGTGAATCAATTCCAGAATTAAAAAATGATTTGGAAGGAAACGTAAATCTTTTTTGGGGTCAATCCGGAGTAGGAAAATCTTCATTGCTGAATTCAATGTTTTCCGCTTTGAATTTTAAAGTAGGTGAGATTAGTAATTATTCTAAAAAAGGTCAACATACCACTGTAACAGGTGAAATTCAGAAAGTTTCTGAAAATACCTATATTGTAGATACACCGGGTATTAGAGAAATTGATCCTTATGGAATTACAAAAGCGGATTTAGCACATTACTTTAGTGAATTTAAAGCTGAACTTAATAAATGTAAATTCAGCACTTGCATTCATGATCATGAACCTGGATGTGCAGTTATAGAAGCTGTTGAAAAAGGAAGTATTTCGATAGAACGTTATCAAAGTTACTTAAATATTTTAAATACTATAGAAGACGACATGTTTTATTAA
- a CDS encoding tetratricopeptide repeat protein, with amino-acid sequence MVKYISVILLIFIVSCSSQIENKNIDSKETLKTLTNADKDAAQQMFIDASMLDLDGKYAEAILDYQEALNIDPSAGIYYALGKDYLRLSKVPQALKNSRKSVDLEPQNVEYLTLLGTIYTFTRNTDSAKVVFEKIISIDPTDVNAKFNLAQTYEADQPLKSLELYKDILELTGPEWNILIKIADLNERLGQTDETVKTAEELLELNPSSLELQKMLIQSYIQNEKYDKAINAVNNSLEIFPDDISLVELKGNAYVKMKQWEKGAEEYKKILSKQNVPFEIKMRIGGAFYAESLKDSTLLPIALNVIQQIDKDTADWQLNAFMGEISNKLKNDSATVNYFKKAIELAPLNSDLRIRFGQILFENRDYTTAAIEMESAVKKFPNDFVLNFILGLSLAQNSDHEGAIPYLRKAVEVNPNDLNSTMSLSFSLHQVKQSDEALKFLERALRIDSKNVQALSLMGMIYENKDMFNISDSIYDKAVSIDSTDILTLNNFAYSLAERGIKLDKALKMVKKAVETEPENSSYLDTIGWVYFKMNNYQEAKKYIEKAIEFDDKNATLLDHLGDVYYKLENKEKAKTLWEGALKLDPKLENIGQKILKGLE; translated from the coding sequence TTGGTAAAATATATTAGCGTTATACTTTTGATTTTTATTGTTTCTTGTTCTTCTCAAATTGAAAACAAAAACATTGATTCTAAGGAAACATTAAAAACATTAACAAATGCAGATAAAGATGCCGCACAACAAATGTTTATCGATGCTTCCATGTTGGATCTTGACGGTAAATATGCGGAAGCAATTCTTGATTACCAAGAAGCGCTAAATATTGATCCTAGCGCCGGAATTTATTATGCATTGGGTAAAGATTACCTTCGATTGAGTAAAGTACCCCAAGCTCTTAAAAATTCGAGAAAATCCGTTGATTTGGAACCTCAAAATGTCGAATATTTAACACTTCTTGGAACAATATATACTTTCACAAGAAATACAGATTCTGCAAAAGTTGTTTTTGAAAAAATAATTTCAATTGATCCAACGGATGTAAATGCAAAATTCAATTTGGCACAAACTTATGAAGCTGATCAGCCTCTAAAATCTTTAGAACTTTATAAAGATATTCTGGAACTTACCGGTCCTGAATGGAACATACTTATCAAAATTGCCGACTTAAATGAAAGATTAGGTCAGACTGATGAAACAGTTAAAACGGCAGAGGAGCTTTTAGAGTTAAATCCATCTAGTTTGGAATTGCAAAAAATGTTAATTCAGTCCTATATCCAAAATGAAAAATATGATAAAGCAATTAATGCCGTGAATAACTCTTTGGAAATTTTTCCTGATGATATTAGTCTTGTTGAACTCAAAGGAAATGCTTATGTAAAAATGAAGCAATGGGAAAAAGGTGCCGAAGAATATAAAAAAATCCTTAGTAAACAAAATGTTCCATTTGAAATAAAAATGAGAATCGGCGGCGCATTTTATGCTGAAAGCTTGAAGGATTCTACATTATTACCTATTGCGTTAAATGTTATTCAACAAATTGATAAAGATACGGCCGATTGGCAGCTTAATGCCTTTATGGGCGAAATATCAAATAAATTAAAAAATGATTCAGCCACAGTAAATTATTTTAAAAAAGCAATTGAACTTGCTCCGTTAAACAGTGACTTAAGAATCAGATTTGGTCAAATTTTATTTGAGAATCGTGATTACACAACAGCCGCAATAGAAATGGAAAGTGCCGTAAAAAAATTTCCGAATGATTTTGTGTTGAATTTTATTCTTGGACTTTCACTCGCTCAAAATTCAGATCATGAAGGTGCTATTCCTTACTTGAGAAAAGCGGTTGAAGTAAATCCGAATGATCTAAATTCTACAATGTCGTTAAGCTTTTCACTTCATCAAGTAAAACAAAGTGATGAAGCTCTTAAATTTCTTGAACGTGCGCTTAGAATTGATTCCAAAAATGTTCAGGCACTTAGCTTAATGGGAATGATATATGAAAATAAAGATATGTTCAACATTAGTGACAGCATATACGACAAAGCAGTATCAATAGATTCAACTGATATTTTGACTCTTAATAATTTCGCTTATTCATTGGCAGAAAGAGGAATTAAATTAGACAAAGCCTTAAAAATGGTAAAAAAAGCGGTGGAAACCGAACCTGAAAACTCATCTTATTTAGATACAATCGGGTGGGTGTATTTCAAAATGAATAATTACCAGGAAGCAAAAAAATATATAGAAAAAGCTATTGAGTTTGATGATAAAAATGCTACTTTACTTGATCATCTTGGTGATGTATATTATAAATTAGAAAATAAAGAAAAAGCCAAAACACTTTGGGAAGGCGCATTAAAGTTAGATCCTAAATTAGAAAATATTGGACAAAAAATTTTAAAAGGATTGGAGTGA
- a CDS encoding DUF4292 domain-containing protein, whose product MTKYKNIFLYLLLIVSVISCVPSKPDYEEEILTADRLIKKLEANRRKIKTFEGSGIFNVESEKIDAKATFEVFLKKPDSLKFVIYGPFGIDLAQALITSSEFEFYDEMKNILYKGRNNSDILNKIFHIDMSFGELVDAFAGAVNLTDKLRIEPDIYKLTDKEYHLTYLDTLNNKQSLYEIQIGNLAINKYELYKNEKTLLLDGVYSDFEMFDNVAVPSTVVINNKLNNQKITIDYRKISVNENLQNLKLEIPKDVVVKIW is encoded by the coding sequence GTGACAAAATATAAAAACATTTTTCTTTACTTATTACTTATAGTTTCGGTAATAAGCTGCGTTCCGAGCAAACCGGATTACGAAGAAGAAATTTTAACTGCCGACAGACTAATAAAAAAGTTGGAAGCAAACAGAAGAAAAATCAAAACATTTGAAGGATCTGGAATTTTCAATGTTGAATCGGAAAAAATAGACGCCAAAGCAACTTTCGAAGTGTTTTTGAAAAAACCCGATTCATTAAAATTTGTTATTTACGGTCCGTTCGGTATTGATTTAGCTCAAGCATTAATTACTTCATCTGAATTTGAATTCTATGATGAAATGAAAAATATCCTTTACAAAGGTAGAAATAATAGTGATATTCTTAATAAAATATTTCATATTGATATGTCGTTTGGTGAATTGGTTGATGCTTTTGCCGGCGCCGTAAATTTAACGGATAAACTTAGAATTGAACCCGATATTTACAAACTAACTGATAAAGAATATCATCTTACATATTTGGATACCTTGAACAACAAACAAAGCTTATATGAAATTCAGATTGGAAATTTGGCGATTAATAAATATGAGCTTTACAAAAATGAAAAAACATTATTGTTAGACGGCGTATATTCCGATTTTGAAATGTTTGATAATGTGGCTGTTCCTTCAACAGTTGTAATAAATAATAAACTTAACAATCAAAAAATTACAATTGATTACAGAAAAATTTCAGTAAATGAAAATTTGCAAAATCTAAAATTAGAAATCCCAAAAGATGTTGTTGTAAAAATATGGTAA